The DNA sequence AGCCCTCGTACATGATGGTCTCCCAGTCGGCGCCGCCCGCCTCCTCGCCGGCACCACGCCGACGCGCCCGCTCAACGTTGTCGCCGGGAACCGAGTTCTTCTTGGCCTTCTGGATGGCGTCGAACAGCGTAGGGTTGCCGTCGGGGTCACCACCACCGGTGCGGGCCGCCACCTCGATGTTCTTGACGAGCTTGGCGAAGAGCTTTCCGCGCTTGGCGTCGATCGCCGCCTTCTTGTGCTTGGTGGTGGCCCACTTGGAATGGCCTGACATGGGGAGTTCCGCCCTCCGGGTGTCTGGGGATGAGGCCTGGATGACCTCCGGGTGACTTACAGGTGCCGCTGACGGCCCACTCTACGAGGTCGCCGCCGTCACCATGTCGAGGAAGTACCGATGGACGCGCACGTCGTCGGTGACCTCGGGGTGGAACGAGGTGGCCAGGGCGTTGCCCTGGCGCACGGCGACCACGTGCTCCCGGCCGTCCGACGCATGGACGCCCGCGAGGACGTCGACGTCCGGTCCCACGCTCTCCACCCAGGGCGCGCGGATGAAGACGGTGCGCAGCGGGTCGGGGCCGAGGGCGTCGACGACGAGGTCGGCCTCGAACGAGTCGACCTGCCGGCCGAAGGCGTTGCGTCGGACCGTCATGTCGATGGCGGAGAACCAGGTGGCGTCGGGGCGGGTGTCGAGCACCAGTGACGCCAGCAGGATCATGCCCGCGCACGAGCCGTAGACGGGCATACCGTCCGCGATGCGTTCCGACACCGGCTCGTACATCTCGTACACGTCCAGCAGGCGGCTCATCGCGGTCGATTCACCGCCCGGGAGCACCAGTCCGTCGACGGAGTCGAGTTCCGATCGGCGGCGCACCGTCACGGCCTCGGCGCCGACGGTCTCGAGGTGCCGAAGGTGCTCGGCGACGTCGCCCTGGAGGGCGAGCACACCGATCCGGGGCCGGCCCGACGCGCTCACCCTCGGTCCGGGTCGGTGCCACCCGACATGTCCACCGGGAAGGGTTGCGCGCCCTCCCGGAGCCGACGCGACAGCCCTTCCTGGGTGACCGCGGCGACGAGGCGCCCGGTGCGGTCGAAGATGCGACCCTGGGTGAGGGCCCGGCCCCCGAAGGCGGACGGTGACGTCTGGTCGTACAGCAGCCACTCGTCGGCCCGGAACGGGCGCAGGAACCACATGGCGTGGTCCAGCGAGGCGTCCTGGGTCGGCTCGTCAGGATGGATGACTTTCGCCGAGCTGAGCAGGGTCATGTCCGACATGTAGGCGAGTGTGCAGACGTGGAAGTTGGGGTCGTCCGGCAGCTCGTCCACACATCGGAACCACACCCGCTGCTGGGAGGCGAACTGTGACGATCCGCGGAGCTTCTCGCGAGGCACCATCCGGATGTCCCACTGCGCCCACTCGTCCACGAAGACGCGGTGGGTCTCGTCCAGGTCCTCGTACCGGGGCGCGGGAATCTCCTCGGCATCGATGACCTGTGGTATCGGGTCCTGATGCTCGATCCCCTCCTGGTCGCGGAGGTGGAAGGAGGCCGACATCGAGAAGATCGGCTCACCTTCCTGGATCGCGGTGACCCGCCGGGTGGCGAAGCTCCGCCCGTCCCGCAGCCGGTCCACCTGGAAGACGGTGGGTGCAGACGGGACCCCCGGCCGGATGAAGTACCCGTGGAGGGAATGGACGTGCTTGTCGTCGTCGACGGTGCTGACCGCGGCGGTCAGTGTCTGGCCGGCGACCTGACCGCCGAAGGTGCGCTGCAGATGGGTCTCGATCGCGTGACCGCGGTAGAGGTCGCGGTCGATCCGCTCGATCGCGAGGATGTCCTCGATCTTGGCCACCGGAGGGTCACCAACCCCGCTCGGCGAGCCGGTGCGGCTCCGGGATGTCGTCGACGTTGATGCCCACCATGGCCTCGCCCAGACCGCGGGAGATGGTCGCCAGGGTCTCGGGGTCGTCGTGGAAGGTGGTCGCCTTGACGATCGCCTTGGCGCGCTCGGAGGGATTGCCGGACTTGAAGATGCCCGACCCGACGAACACGCCCTCGGCGCCGAGCTGCATCATCATCGCGGCGTCGGCGGGGGTGGCGATGCCGCCGGCGGTGAACAACACCACGGGGAGCTTGCCCTTCTCAGCGACCTCCTTGACCAGTTCGTACGGCGCCTGGAGCTCCTTCGCCGCCACGTAGAGCTCGTCCTCGGGCAGGTTCTGCAGGCGGCGGATCTCCTGGCGGATCTTCCGCATATGGGTGGTGGCGTTGGAGACGTCGCCCGTGCCGGCCTCCCCCTTGGACCGGATCATCGCCGCGCCCTCGGTGATGCGCCGCAGCGCCTCACCGAGATTGGTCGCACCACAGACGAACGGGACGGTGAACGCGAACTTGTCGATGTGGTTGGCGTAGTCGGCCGGAGTGAGGACCTCGGACTCGTCGACGTAGTCCACGCCGAGCGCCTGGAGGATCTGTGCCTCGACGAAGTGACCGATGCGCGCCTTGGCCATCACGGGGATGGAGACGGCGTCGATGATCCCGTCGATGAGGTCGGGGTCGCTCATCCGCGCGACCCCGCCCTGGGCGCGGATGTCGGCGGGGACGCGCTCGAGGGCCATGACGGCCACGGCGCCGGCGTCCTCGGCGATCTTCGCCTGCTCGGCGGTCACGACGTCCATGATGACGCCACCCTTGAGCATCTCGGCCATACCTCGCTTGACGCGTGCGGTTCCGGTGGTGTTCTCGGTGGACTGCGGCTCGCTCACGAAATAGGCCTTTCCTGGCGTCGATGACTCGTGGTAGGCGTCCAGTGTAGGTCGCCCTGACCTCGGTTCCCCAACCGCCGCCCCACCGTGCGGGGTCAGCCTCCCGCAGGTGGGTGGTCGACGAGTTCGACGTAGTCGGGCATCGGTGCGCGTCCCGCCAGCCGGAACGCTCTCACGGTGCCCTGCTCGCGGAGGTTCCTCGTGTCGCGGACCGCGTCGTTGTAGAAACTCCGGGCCATCGCCACCCGGTCGGTCACGTCCTCGAGCTCTGCGGCGAGGTCGGCCGGGAGCGCGGCCACGTCAAGCCCCGCCAGCAGCGTGCCGAGGCTGTTCTCCGCCCGTTCGGTGTCCGGGGAACCGTCCTCAGGGGGCCGACCTCCGTGACCGGGCGGGCCTGGCGGACCGGCCCGACCGGATCGCCCGGGCCTGTCCGGCGCCGGCTCCGGACGGGGGTCGGTCCCGGTGACGGTGTCCGAGGGGTGGGCCCGAGCCCGCACGAGGGCGTGCGACAGACGCTGGGCCGCCACGGGGTCCCTGCCCCCCAGTTCGGCGATGATCGCCGCGGTCACCGTGTGGCGGCGCTCCAGCGCGCCGATCAGGGCCGCCCGGGCGAGATCCGTCCGGATGTGCAGCCGGTCGAGACGATGGGCGGTGACGTAGGCGGTGATCAGGGCGGCGACCAGCAGGAGGGCCAGTAGGACGACGACGAGGACGACCTCAGCGGACATGAAGCGTCTCCCCGGGGGCGCGGACGGTCTCGTACACGCGGATCACGCGCTCGGCCACGACCGGCCAGTCGAACTCCCGGACGGCCTCCGACGCGCGGGCGCACAGATCGGCGCGGTGCGAGGAGTCGCCGAGGACACGGATGAGGGCGCGGGCCAGGGCGTCGGGATCCCCGACGGGGGCGAGTTCTCCGCACTCCCCGTCGCTCAGGACACGGCGGAACGCGTCGAGGTCCGAGGCCACCACGGCGGTCCCGGCGGCCATGGCCTCCACCAGGACGATCCCGAAGCTCTCGCCGCCGGTGTTGGGGGCGCAGTAGACGTCCGCCGCCGCGAGTACCGCGGCCTTGCGGGTGTCGTCGACCCGGCCGAGGAACTCCACGTCGAGGACTGACGGCAACCGGGCACGCAGGGCCCGTTCGTCGCCGTCACCCATGATCCGCAACCGGAGGCCGGGCACGGCCCGCAGCACGTCCGGGAGCGCGGAGACGAGCACGTCCATACCCTTGCGCGGTTCGTCGTAGCGTCCGAGAAAGGCCACCGTGGGTGAGTCGCTGTACTCGGCGGAGGCGTCGACCCCGCGGAAGGCCGACACGTCGACCCCGTTGGGGATCTCCACCGCGCCTGACCCCAGGGCCTCCATCTGCCACCGCCGGGCCAGGGTCGAGACCGCGATCCGACCGCGGATCTTCTCCAGCAGTGGCGCGAGGGCCCCGTCTGCCGCACCGAGGATCATCGATTTCGTGGTCGAGGTGTGGAAGGTCGCCGTGATGGGCCCGGAGGACATGGCCAGGGCGAACATCCCCACCCCGGGCGCGTTGGGCTCGTGGATGTGCAAGACGTCGAGCGGTTCGTCACGCAGCCAGTGACGGGTCGCGCGCCAGGCCGCCGGGCCGAAGCTCAACCGGGCCACGGACCCGTTGTACGGGATCGGCACCCCCGGGCCGGTCAGCGTCATCCCGGAGACAGGGGCGTTCTCGGCGCGACCGGGAGCGAGTACCCGGACCGTGTGGCCGCGCCGACGCAGCTCCTCGGTCAGGTCCACCACGTGAGCCTGGACGCCCCCCGGCGCATCGAAGGAGTAGGGACAGATCATGCCGATGCGCACGGGTCGATCAACCCTCGATCCGTGCGCGGCGGTCGGCGGACAGGTCGGCCAGCCAGAGGGGTTGGAGCATGTGCCAGTCCGCCGGGTGACGGGCTATCCCCTCGGCGAACAGGTCGGCCATCGCCTGGACGCCCGCCTCGACGCCCCCGGAGACGTCCACGGGCGGGGTGATCCGCACGCGCATCGTCTCCTCGTCGGGGTACCAGAACTGCGCCACCAGGAGCGGGGCCCCGGTCTCGACCGCGAGCCTCGCGGCCCCGGCGGGCATGCGGGTGGTCTCACCGAAGAAGGTGACGGGGACACCGGTGTGCCGCAGGTCGCGCTCGCCGGGCAGGCACACGATCCCGCCCCCGGCGAGGAACTCGCGCAGCGCCTCGAACGGAGGCGTCGGGCCACCGGTGTGCGGATAGATGGTGAAGCCCAGGCTCTCCCGGTACGCCAGGAAACGCTGGTACAGCGATTCCGGCTCCAACCTCTCCGCGACCGTCGCGAAGGTGCCGTACCGGCGGGCCAGCCAAGTCCCGCCGAGATCCCAGTTGGCCGAGTGCGGGAGGGCCACGATCACGCCGCGGCCCCCGGCGAGCGCCGCATCGAGATGCTCGACGCCCTCGATGGTCCGATCCATCTCGCGGGCCACCGCCTCGCGGTCCATCGACGGGAGGCGGAACGCCTCCCGCCAGTAACGGGCGTAGGACCGGAAGGAGTCCCGGATGAGGTCGTCCGGAACCTGTGCCGGCTCGACGCCGAGGACCCGCGACAGGTTCCGGCGTAGTTGGGAGTCCTCGCCCTGACGTCGGGCGGCGAGATCCGCCCCGGCCCGGAACAGGGCCCGCGCCACCGGTTCGGGAAGCGCGCGGACCACAGCCCACCCCGCGGCGTATCCGAGGTCCGAGAGGCGCTGGCCCGTGCGGGTCACAGGTCGCCCGCCGACGGTGACTCGAGCCGGTCGGGCCGCCCGAGGTAGTCGGCCCGCCCGCCCCACACCCGTTGGATGACGGTGACGAGGCTGCCCACCGCCACCACCGTGAGCGCGACCGAGAGGGCCCAGGGCACCCCCAGTCCCTCCAGCCCGGCGCCGAGGAGGATCAACACCAGACGGTCGGCGCGTTCCATGAGGCCACCGGGCGTGCGCAGTCCGCCGGCGTCCGCACGCGCCTTGGAATAGGAGACCACCTGCGAGAGCACGAGGCAGGCCAGCAGCATGCCGAGTGCGTACTTGTCGTCGGGGCGCCCGTCCACGAGCCACCACAGCAGGGAGGCGAGTATGACGCCGTCCGCCACCCGGTCCGACACCGCGTCGACCAGTGCGCCGTACGGGGACCCGCCGTCTCCCGCCCGTGCGACCGCGCCGTCGACCAGGTCGAGCAGGGTGCACAGGGCGATCACTATCGCCCCGGCGACCAGATGGCCGTTGCCGAAGAGGACCACCGCCGCCGCGCAGGTCAGGATGAGCCCGGTCAGGGTGATGCCGTTGGCCGTGACCCCGATCCGGACCAGGAACGCCGCGAAGGGGTGCGCCACCTTGGTGACGCCCGACCTTCCGAACTCGCTGAGCATCTCTTCCCCCGAATCAGGTGCGGTCGGGACCGGGCACCGTCGACCACGCCTCGGCCAGGAGCTGTCGGGTCTGGCGGAGCAGCTGCGGCAGCACCTTGGTGTCGCCGGTCACGGTAATGAAGTTGGCGTCCCCGATCCAGCGCGGCACGACGTGCTGATGGAGATGGCCGGACAGCGATCCCCCCGCGGCACTGCCCAGGTTGAGTCCCACGTTGAAGGAATCGGGCCGGGACACGGCCTTGATGACCCGGATGAGGTGCTGCGTGTAGGACATGAGTTCGCGCGACTCGTCGTCGTCGAGATCCTCCAGGTCGGCCACCTTGCGGTACGGCACCACCATGGAGTGCCCCGGGTTGTAGGGGTAGAGGTTGAGGACCACGTAGACGGCCGCTCCGCGGGCCACCACCAGACCGTCCTCGTCACTCATCCGGGGGATGTCGAGGAACGGCTCCCCCGTCATGCCCTCGACGGGCGGGGGCGCCGATTCCGCGATGTAGGCCATGCGATACGGGGTCCACAGCCGTTGGAGACGGTCCTCCCCCGCCCCGTACTGGCGGTAGCCGTCCGACCGGATCGGCTCCCGGGGCGTCACACCCGCTCCGCGGTGGGCACGTCGTTGCGCCGCGAGTTGATCCAGTACCCGATCTTGTCCATCGCGGCGGTACGCGAGACCCCGTTCAGTTGGGTGCCGTCGGGGAACCGGAAGCTTACCGCCCCCGCCTCCACGTCCCGGTCGCCGGCCAGCAGCATGAACGGGACCTTGCCGGTCGTGTGGGTGCGGATCTTCTTCTGCATCCGCTCGTCGGCCAGATCGAGCTCGGCGCGGATCCCCCGGCCCCGGAGCTCGTCGATCACGTCCTCGAGGTGCTTCTCGTGGGCCTCCGCCACGGGGATCCCGACCACCTGCACGGGGGCCAGCCACGCCGGGAACATCCCCGCGTAGTGCTCGAGCAGGACGGCGAAGAATCGTTCGATCGAACCGAAGAGTGCCCGGTGGATCATCACGGGACGCTTCTTGGTGCCGTCGGCGGCGTTGTAGGTGAGATCGAAGAGCTCGGGGAGGTTGAAGTCGAGCTGCACGGTGGACATCTGCCAGGTGCGTCCGATCGCATCCCGAGCCTGGACCGAGATCTTGGGGCCGTAGAACGCCGCCCCGCCCGGGTCCGGGACCAGCTCGAGGCCGGAGTGGGTGGCGACCCGCTCGAGCGTCTCGGTGGCCCGCTCCCAGATCTCGTCGCCCCCGACGTACTTCTCGGGGTCCTTGGTGGACAGCTCGAGGTAGAAGTCCTCGAGTCCGTAGTCGCGCAGCAGCGAGATGATGAAGGACAGGACGGAGGCGATCTCGCCCTCCATCTGCTCCTCGGTGCAGTAGATGTGGGCGTCGTCCTGAGTGAATCCACGAGCGCGGGTGAGGCCGTGGACGACGCCGGATTTCTCGTAGCGGTAGACCGTGCCGAACTCGAACATCCGCAGGGGCAGTTCGCGGTAGGAGCGGCCGCGGGAGTCGAAGACCAGGTTGTGCATGGGGCAGTTCATGGGCTTGACGTAGTAGTCCTGACCCGGCTTGGTCTCGTTGCCCTCGGCATCGTACTCGGCGTCGAGCACCATGGGGGGGAACATCCCCTCCGAGTACCAGCTCAGGTGCTGGGACTTGCGGAAGAGGTCGCCCTTGGTCACGTGGGGCGTGTTGACCAGCGAGTACCCGGCCGCGAGATGGCGGCGTAGGGAGTGCTGTTCCATCTCGTTGCGGATGATCCCGCCGCGCGGGTGGAACACCGGGAACCCCGACCCGATCTCGTCCGGGAAACTGAACAGGTCGAGTTCGGTGCCCAACCGGCGGTGGTCCCTCTTCTCCGCCTCGGCGAGGCGATCGAGGTAGGCGTCCATCGCCTCCGTGCTCTCCCACGCCGTGCCGTAGATGCGCTGGAGGCCGGCGTTCTTCTGGTCCCCGCGCCAGTACGCCGCGGAGGACCGGGTGAGGGTGAACGCGGGGATGAACTTGGTGGTCGGTGCGTGGGGCCCCCGGCACAGGTCCGACCAGATCACCTCGCCGGTCCGAGGGTTGAGGTTGTCGTACGCGGTCAGCGCTCCCGCCCCGACCTCCATGATCTCCGCGTCCTCGAGCGCCTCGGCGCCCCCGGCGTCGCCTGAGTCGGCCCGGCCCTTGTCCTCGACCAGTTCGAGCTTGTAGGGCTCGCCCGCGAGTTCGGCGCGGGCCTCGTCCAGCGAGGCGTACTCGCGCCGGGCGAACCGCTGGCCCGACTTGATGATCTTCTTCATCCGCTTCTCGAGGTCCTTGAGGTCCTCGGGGGTGAACGGTTCGGCCACGTCGAAGTCGTAGTAGAAGCCGTTCTCGATCGGCGGGCCGATCCCCAGCTTCGCCTCGGGGAACTTGTCCTGCACGGCCTGCGCCAGGACGTGGGCACAGGAGTGTCTGATGACGGACCTGCCGTCCTCGGTGTCCGCACGGACGAGTTCGACCTGGGTGTCCACCTCGGGGACCCACGACAGATCGCGCAGCGCGCCACCCGGGTCGCGCACCACCACGATGGTGCCGGGCCCACTCCTGACCTGCAGTTCCCGCTCGGCGAGGATCTTGCCCGCCGGCTCCCCCGCCGGGATGACGGTCGTGGTCACGGTGCCCGCACCCGTCGCGTCGACGTCGGCTTCCGGCATGCGGTTCTCGGACACGGGGGGCGATCTCCTCGGCAGTGGACGACGGGTGACTGCGGGCCACCCGTGACGGGCGCACCAACTCCGACGACGGACCTGGGCCGGTCCATGCTACCCGGCGGCCCCCGGAGTCCCGGACCGCCCGGGGGACGTACCGGGACGCTCACGCACCCGCGGGGCACCCGGCCCGTGTGACGGACCGGGTGCCCCGCGCGCACTCCTGGTGGGCGCCGTCGTCACACGGCCAGAGCCGCGGCTCCGAACCCGGCCAGGGCGAGCAGGCCGGAGCCCGCGGCGAGCTGCACGAGCCGGTCCGCGGACATGCACTTGAGCAGGAAGTCACCCATCGTGCCGCCGCGGTGCTGGTGCACGATCGCCATGACCGACGGCCCGCATCGGCCGACCGACACGGCGGCGAACAACGCCGCACCCAGGGCGGGGTTCGCGAGCGCCACGGTGCCCAGGAAGAGCAGGTAGTACGCGCTCGAACGGATGAAGATCATGAACCCCGGCCCGATCAACGTCCCGAAGTAGAACGAGACCCTCATGGGCCGGCCGACCCGGCGCAGGTGCCGTGGCAGCTGCTGACGTCGCATGGGGGTGGGCATGCGGACGAGCCCGGTCTCGTGCAGGCCGTACATCAGGGCGAGCAGGGACCATCCCGCCAACACCGGGGCGACGGGCACCGGCCCCACGACCTGGTTGGCGGCCATGCCCAGGAGCCCCAGGCCCGCGCCCACCGGCAGAGCGGTGAGCAGTGATCCCGCCAGATGCGCCCCCAGCCGGGCCAGCGCGGACCCGTCGCCGGGACGGTCCGACTGCTTGGGCGCGGCGACGACGCCCGCCACGGACATGCCGCAGGTCGACCAGTTCGCGGCGACGGCGGTGAGGGCGGCGGCGCCCACCACTCCGACCGTCAGGGCAACGGATGCGGTGAGCCCACCGACCGCGCCGACGGCGACGGCCGCACCGACGCCCACCGCCACGGAGGCGGCGGCCACGCCGAGCCTGGTGGCCAGGCCGACGGCGACACCCATCCGGGGACGGATGCCCGGCCGGTCACCCAGGTCGAGATCGGAGATGTCGGCCACCGTCCTGCCTTCCGCCACGTCGGGCGGAGGGACCTCTGCGAGGTGTGGGGCTGTGGTCTGGGTACTGGTCATGATGTTCCTCCTCGATAGTGGAATGAGCGAGAGATCTGTGTCCGGTTGACGCGTGATCACCGGCGGGGGCTGACGATGACGGTGCCCACCATCTGGGGATGGATGGAGCAGGTGACGCGGTAGACACCGGGCTGGTCGAACGTCATCCTGTGCTCGCCCTCGGCGCGGAAGCCGGCTGTCGACGTGAGGCCGTCCACGACGATGTCGTGGAACGTCCCTCCGTCGTCGTAGAACCAGGCGACCTCCTCCCCGGCCGTCAGGTGCACCTCCCGGGGGTCGAAGGCGACGTTGCGCACCGTGACCCTGGTCGGCTCCGGGGAGCTCCCGCACCCGGTGACCGCGAGGACCGCGGCGGCCACGACGGCCAGGCCCGGGTGTCGACGTGGGAGACCCGTCCGGGTGCGGGTCATTCTTCGACCATCACCTCCCCGGTCATCTGGGCGTGCGGGGTGCAGTGGTAGCCGTAGACGCCGGCGGTGTCGAACGTCTGCGAGTAGCTCCCCTCCGTCTGGAGTTCGGAGGCGAAACTCATCGGCGCGTCGTCGTCGGAGACGACGTCGTGGGGAAGGGAGGCCTCCCAGACCCATTCGACGGTGTCCCCCGGCTTGATCGTCACGACCGCGGGGTCGTAGCTCATGTCGAGGACACGGACCTGCACGGTGGTGCCGGAGGAGGCGCCCCCGGTCCCGCCGTCAGAAGAGCACCCGGTCGTCAGCAGGACCGCCGACACGGCGATCGCGGCGATCTTGGCGGTGTGTCGCAACATCGTCAGTTACCTCTCGTAGTAGAAGTTGGTCGTCATCCCGGCGTCCAGGTGGTAGGCGTTGTGGCAGTGGAACATCCACGCCCCCGGGTTGTCGGCGTCGAACTCGAACGCCAGATTCTGGCCCGGGTGGATGATCACGGTGTCTCGCCGCAACCCGCCGTACTCCGGGACCCCGAACGTGTGTCCGTGCAGGTGCATGGGGTGCCACATCGTCGTGTTGTTGGTCATCTCGACGCGGATGCGCTCCCCCGTCCGCATGGTCACCTTCCCGACATCCGGTCCGGCGATCCCCCACACGTAATCCGAGGGCGACTGGATGAGTTCCAGTCGGAAGGTCCGATCCGGGGACCGCGCCGGCAGTGCGGAGGCCTCGGTGGCCCGGAGGCCCGAGTCCTGAACCGGCGTGCGGTCCAGCTCGGGTATCCGGCCGGACCGGGCGAGGTCGACGCTGGTGACCGAGTCCCGGCTGCGCAGGGTCGTGGCGACGAAGTCGTCCGTGCCCTCCACCCGCGCGACCACGGGCCACGTGCCGGAGCCGACCTCGACCAGGACGTCGACCCGCTGGGCCATCCCCACGAGCACGGACGCGGCATCCACCGGTTCGCAGGGGAACCCGTCGGTCTCGATGACCCGCATCATGCGACCTCCCACGGCCACGCGGTACGGCGTCTCCGCCGCGGCGTTGATGATGCGGAGCCTCGCGGTGGCGCCCGGGGGTGCCACCAGCGGCTCGGCGTCGGCGGTGGGTCGGCCGTTGATCAGGTGCACCGGGTAGGAGATGTGCTGGGTCATCCCGCCGAGTTCCACGGACTCCGGATGCGGCCCGGCGGTCCGCGCCATGGCCTCCGGATCCACCGGGGTCGTGGTCGTCGTCGTCACGGATCCGTGACCCTGGTGCCCTCCGTGTCCCCCGTGGCCCGCGTGCCCACCCAGCGCCGGGTTGAGGGCGCGGAGCAGGTCCTCAGGTGACGGCCCGTGCCCCACGGTCCAGTCGTCGAGCACGACCACCAGGTCGACGTCGGCGCCGTAAGGATCCTTCGGATCCTCGGCGATCAGCGCGCCCAGCATCGCCTCATCCGCCTGGAGCCCGGAATGCGAGTGATACCAGTACGTCCCGGCGTGCGGCAGCCTGAACGCGTAGTCATACGACCCACCGGGGGCGACGTTCTCACCCGTCAACGGAGGGGCACCGTCCATGTCGTTCCGGATCTGGATGCCGTGCCAGTGGATCACGGTCTCCTCGTCCAGGGCGTTGACGTGGTGGACCCGGAGTTCGTCCCCCAGGGAGGCCCGGATCTCCGGCCCCACCGGCCCGTCGCCGTACGACCTCGCCGAGACCTGACGACCGGCGAGACCGAAGGCGGCGAGTGCGGCTGTCACCGTGACGTCCACCGCGCGCCCCGAACTGAACCGGGCGGCCTCCGCCGCGGCGACCTCGGGATCCGCGTACCCGATCCGGTCCGAGGCCTGAACGGCGGTGGTGATGGCGTTCTCGGCCGCGCAGGCCGCCATCGCCACCCCCACCCCACCGAGTCCGAGCGCGGCCAGGAAGGCCCGTCGGCTCACTCCGGACCGGGCCGGGTCCAGCGTCCCCGGGGAAAGTCCCATCAGGCGACCCTCCGCTCCGGGGCCCGCACTCCGCTGACACCGTCGGAGCCGCCGGCGTGGCCGGTGATCGTCGCGGTGGAGACGACCTCCCCCGTCGCGGGGTCGACGCCGACGATCGTGGGCAGGTCCTCCCCCTCGTCGTCACCCGTTCCGGGGGCGGTGCCCAGGACGTAGAGGACCGATCCGTCGAGGTTGTAGGAGACGGAGTCGATCGAGTCCAGCCCGAGCTTCTCCAGATCGAGGTTCTGGGTCTCCCGCGCGCCGTCGACGTCGAACAACCGGACCCGGACCACGTCTCCCCCGTTGGCGGAATGAGGATGGATGTCGGAATCGGTGTACTCCACGAAGAACTGCTCCCCGTCGGGACGGATGCCGTTCGTGTAGAAGCGTCCTCCGTCTCGACCCACGTTGCCCAGCGGACGCACCTCGTCGGTGGGCAGGCCGGAGGAGAAGTCGAAGAGGTAGGCCTCGCCGGCCTCGTTGATGAGGAACCCGGACTCCACGTCGTCGGCGAAGTGCGCCTCACGAGACGCCGTGAAACCCTCGGGCAGGACCTTCGAGCGGCCGCTCTCGCTGATGCGCCCCTCGTCGTCGATCGTGAGCTCGAGCAGTTCGCGGGATCGTTCGCACACCGAGTAGATCTTGTCCCCGACCGGCCACGTGTACGGTCCGCAGCCGATGATCTGCTGCTCTCCGGACAGCACCCCGCGGTCCAGATCCACCACACGGGGCCCGAAGAGCTGGTCGTCCCACGAGGTCATGAACCGGCCGGCGCCGCTGATCGTGTGCGAACCCTCTCGGGAGTGGAACCGCACGTGGCGCGGTAGGAGCACCTCGTCGGGTTCGAGCAGGTTTCCGGAGTAGGTCGAGACGGTGTAGTCGGCCTGGCCGCGCGAACCGCGCGGGGTCCACACCTCGAACGCCACGGCCTGCGGGTCGGCAGGGGTATCGGTCGTGAAGAGGTGGACGACGTCGTCCCAGATACCGTGACCTGTGGTGATGCGGGTCTTGACGACGCCGTCGGCGGGGTCGAAGGCGGCCCAGACGGTCTCGTCGTCGCGCCACTCTGCGGCGATCATCCAGTCGGCGCCGATCGGTGTCACCTCGGCGGTGTACGGGATGTTCGGGTCGGCGCCGACCTCTCCCAGTTCCTGGTCCTCGTCGCCGAGCGTGGCGTTCGCCGGAGGGGCCGTGACCGCGGGGACGTTCGGGAACTCGTAGGTGGTCGCGACCCCGTTGGCCACGTCGAACTCCCCGTCGTCTCCGCCGTCGGAACCGGGCGAACACCCGACCAGCAGGAGCACGGCCGCGGTGGCCGCGGAGAGGCCCGCGAGGCGGGGGGTGGTGAA is a window from the Dietzia sp. JS16-p6b genome containing:
- a CDS encoding phosphatidylinositol mannoside acyltransferase; amino-acid sequence: MTRTGQRLSDLGYAAGWAVVRALPEPVARALFRAGADLAARRQGEDSQLRRNLSRVLGVEPAQVPDDLIRDSFRSYARYWREAFRLPSMDREAVAREMDRTIEGVEHLDAALAGGRGVIVALPHSANWDLGGTWLARRYGTFATVAERLEPESLYQRFLAYRESLGFTIYPHTGGPTPPFEALREFLAGGGIVCLPGERDLRHTGVPVTFFGETTRMPAGAARLAVETGAPLLVAQFWYPDEETMRVRITPPVDVSGGVEAGVQAMADLFAEGIARHPADWHMLQPLWLADLSADRRARIEG
- the pdxT gene encoding pyridoxal 5'-phosphate synthase glutaminase subunit PdxT, producing MSASGRPRIGVLALQGDVAEHLRHLETVGAEAVTVRRRSELDSVDGLVLPGGESTAMSRLLDVYEMYEPVSERIADGMPVYGSCAGMILLASLVLDTRPDATWFSAIDMTVRRNAFGRQVDSFEADLVVDALGPDPLRTVFIRAPWVESVGPDVDVLAGVHASDGREHVVAVRQGNALATSFHPEVTDDVRVHRYFLDMVTAATS
- the pdxS gene encoding pyridoxal 5'-phosphate synthase lyase subunit PdxS — its product is MSEPQSTENTTGTARVKRGMAEMLKGGVIMDVVTAEQAKIAEDAGAVAVMALERVPADIRAQGGVARMSDPDLIDGIIDAVSIPVMAKARIGHFVEAQILQALGVDYVDESEVLTPADYANHIDKFAFTVPFVCGATNLGEALRRITEGAAMIRSKGEAGTGDVSNATTHMRKIRQEIRRLQNLPEDELYVAAKELQAPYELVKEVAEKGKLPVVLFTAGGIATPADAAMMMQLGAEGVFVGSGIFKSGNPSERAKAIVKATTFHDDPETLATISRGLGEAMVGINVDDIPEPHRLAERGW
- a CDS encoding NUDIX hydrolase, which translates into the protein MSAEVVLVVVLLALLLVAALITAYVTAHRLDRLHIRTDLARAALIGALERRHTVTAAIIAELGGRDPVAAQRLSHALVRARAHPSDTVTGTDPRPEPAPDRPGRSGRAGPPGPPGHGGRPPEDGSPDTERAENSLGTLLAGLDVAALPADLAAELEDVTDRVAMARSFYNDAVRDTRNLREQGTVRAFRLAGRAPMPDYVELVDHPPAGG
- a CDS encoding acyl-CoA thioesterase II; this encodes MAKIEDILAIERIDRDLYRGHAIETHLQRTFGGQVAGQTLTAAVSTVDDDKHVHSLHGYFIRPGVPSAPTVFQVDRLRDGRSFATRRVTAIQEGEPIFSMSASFHLRDQEGIEHQDPIPQVIDAEEIPAPRYEDLDETHRVFVDEWAQWDIRMVPREKLRGSSQFASQQRVWFRCVDELPDDPNFHVCTLAYMSDMTLLSSAKVIHPDEPTQDASLDHAMWFLRPFRADEWLLYDQTSPSAFGGRALTQGRIFDRTGRLVAAVTQEGLSRRLREGAQPFPVDMSGGTDPDRG
- a CDS encoding glycosyltransferase family 4 protein; translated protein: MRIGMICPYSFDAPGGVQAHVVDLTEELRRRGHTVRVLAPGRAENAPVSGMTLTGPGVPIPYNGSVARLSFGPAAWRATRHWLRDEPLDVLHIHEPNAPGVGMFALAMSSGPITATFHTSTTKSMILGAADGALAPLLEKIRGRIAVSTLARRWQMEALGSGAVEIPNGVDVSAFRGVDASAEYSDSPTVAFLGRYDEPRKGMDVLVSALPDVLRAVPGLRLRIMGDGDERALRARLPSVLDVEFLGRVDDTRKAAVLAAADVYCAPNTGGESFGIVLVEAMAAGTAVVASDLDAFRRVLSDGECGELAPVGDPDALARALIRVLGDSSHRADLCARASEAVREFDWPVVAERVIRVYETVRAPGETLHVR
- the pgsA gene encoding phosphatidylinositol phosphate synthase, which translates into the protein MLSEFGRSGVTKVAHPFAAFLVRIGVTANGITLTGLILTCAAAVVLFGNGHLVAGAIVIALCTLLDLVDGAVARAGDGGSPYGALVDAVSDRVADGVILASLLWWLVDGRPDDKYALGMLLACLVLSQVVSYSKARADAGGLRTPGGLMERADRLVLILLGAGLEGLGVPWALSVALTVVAVGSLVTVIQRVWGGRADYLGRPDRLESPSAGDL